A single genomic interval of Methylocystis sp. IM3 harbors:
- a CDS encoding NUDIX domain-containing protein — protein sequence MAKRSAGVLLYRLRAGVPEVLLAHPGGPFWARKDEGAWSIPKGEIDEGECAEEAARREFFEETGFSLKGELTALGEFRQPSGKRVLAYALEGDVDPSELSSNFCQIEWPPKTGRLIDIPEIDRAAWFSLPEAMGKIVKGQRGALEALARRLEIR from the coding sequence ATGGCGAAGCGTAGCGCCGGCGTCCTGCTGTACCGTCTCAGGGCGGGAGTGCCCGAGGTGCTGCTGGCGCATCCGGGCGGGCCGTTCTGGGCGAGAAAGGACGAGGGCGCCTGGTCCATCCCCAAGGGCGAGATCGACGAGGGGGAGTGCGCCGAAGAGGCGGCGCGGCGCGAGTTTTTCGAAGAGACCGGCTTTTCCCTCAAAGGCGAGCTGACCGCGCTCGGGGAGTTCAGGCAGCCCAGCGGCAAGCGCGTTCTCGCCTACGCCCTCGAGGGCGACGTGGATCCCTCGGAACTCTCCAGCAACTTCTGCCAGATCGAATGGCCGCCCAAGACCGGCCGCCTGATCGACATTCCCGAGATCGACCGTGCGGCCTGGTTCTCCCTGCCGGAAGCGATGGGCAAAATCGTCAAAGGCCAGCGGGGCGCGCTGGAGGCGTTGGCGCGCAGGCTGGAAATCCGCTGA
- a CDS encoding L,D-transpeptidase: MAQARVIFLSVSLVVSAGFPAAALGGPLDRGPIADFLTIFREQSIPRQIVAWRHPEYKAGAVVVSTRERRLYYLLGGGRAIEYGVGVGREGFTWSGVKTVSRKREWPDWRPPAPMLKRRPDLPRYMPGGMENPLGARALYLGSSDYRIHGSNEPDTIGAAVSSGCIRMTNNDVIDLYSRVKVGTKVVVLK, translated from the coding sequence ATGGCGCAGGCGCGCGTGATTTTTCTGTCTGTCTCTCTTGTCGTCTCGGCGGGCTTCCCCGCCGCGGCGCTGGGCGGTCCCCTGGACCGCGGGCCGATCGCCGATTTCCTGACGATCTTTCGCGAGCAGTCCATCCCCCGGCAGATCGTGGCCTGGCGCCATCCGGAGTATAAGGCGGGCGCGGTGGTGGTCTCGACCCGCGAGCGGCGGCTCTATTACTTGCTCGGCGGCGGCCGCGCCATCGAATATGGCGTCGGCGTCGGCCGCGAGGGCTTCACCTGGTCGGGCGTGAAGACGGTTTCGCGCAAACGCGAATGGCCGGACTGGCGTCCGCCGGCGCCCATGCTGAAGCGGCGCCCGGATCTTCCCCGCTACATGCCGGGGGGCATGGAAAATCCGCTCGGGGCGCGGGCGCTCTATCTCGGCTCCAGCGACTATCGCATCCATGGCTCGAACGAACCCGACACCATCGGCGCGGCAGTCTCATCGGGCTGCATCCGCATGACCAACAACGACGTCATCGACCTTTACTCCCGCGTGAAGGTCGGAACGAAGGTCGTCGTGCTCAAATAG
- a CDS encoding S1C family serine protease has product MILRLVLLFLLIPAPLFAGALPPGQKASVAAVVRAVTPGVVNIATKRIESVEVPAAVDPVLQEFFDIPNARLKRETTSAGSGVIVDAERGLILTNEHVVRDASVIEVTTKDDRRFRAQLIGRDKATDVAVLRIRGSNLSAVPMGDSRALEVGDFVLAVGNPFGLGQTVTSGIVSAMGRTGLGIEGYEDFIQTDASINPGNSGGALVTLDGRLVGLNTAIFSKSGASHGIGFAIPIDMARRIMTQLVETGEVRRGQIGVSIRAPLGGRPGAEIVAIEPSSPAALAGLAKGDVIAAVDGRTISSPAQLRTLLAILPAGTEIEVRFRRGDAAMQARLRIEAGRQKAAETDLVRTR; this is encoded by the coding sequence ATGATTTTACGCCTCGTTCTGCTCTTCCTGCTCATCCCGGCGCCGCTTTTCGCGGGCGCCCTGCCGCCTGGCCAGAAGGCGTCCGTCGCCGCGGTCGTGCGCGCGGTGACGCCGGGCGTGGTGAACATTGCGACGAAGCGGATCGAATCCGTCGAAGTCCCGGCCGCCGTCGATCCTGTGTTGCAGGAGTTCTTCGACATTCCCAATGCGCGTCTCAAGCGAGAGACGACGTCCGCCGGCTCGGGCGTGATCGTCGACGCCGAGCGCGGCCTCATCCTCACCAATGAGCATGTCGTTCGCGACGCGTCGGTGATCGAGGTCACGACCAAGGACGATCGGCGTTTCCGCGCGCAGCTCATCGGGCGAGACAAGGCGACGGACGTCGCTGTCCTGCGAATCAGGGGAAGCAATCTTTCCGCCGTGCCCATGGGCGACAGCCGCGCGCTGGAGGTCGGGGATTTCGTTCTCGCCGTGGGCAATCCCTTCGGCCTCGGCCAGACGGTCACCTCCGGCATCGTCTCCGCCATGGGCCGCACCGGCCTCGGCATCGAGGGCTACGAGGATTTCATCCAGACCGACGCGTCGATCAATCCCGGCAATTCCGGCGGGGCGCTGGTGACGCTCGACGGGCGGCTCGTCGGGCTGAACACGGCGATCTTCTCGAAGTCGGGCGCGAGCCACGGGATCGGCTTCGCCATTCCCATCGATATGGCCCGTCGCATCATGACGCAGCTCGTCGAGACGGGCGAAGTGCGTCGCGGCCAGATCGGCGTGTCGATTCGGGCACCTCTTGGCGGGCGCCCCGGCGCGGAAATCGTCGCCATCGAGCCCTCTTCGCCGGCGGCGCTCGCGGGGCTTGCGAAAGGCGATGTCATCGCAGCCGTCGACGGCCGCACGATCTCGTCGCCGGCGCAATTGCGCACGCTCCTCGCGATCCTGCCGGCGGGGACCGAAATCGAGGTTCGTTTCCGCCGGGGCGACGCCGCGATGCAGGCGCGGCTGCGAATCGAGGCGGGGCGCCAGAAGGCTGCGGAAACGGACCTCGTCCGCACGCGCTGA